In Carassius auratus strain Wakin chromosome 37, ASM336829v1, whole genome shotgun sequence, the DNA window ttgcgcttgcttgcttgctagcgcagtgctctaccagttgagctacaggaacactgttgCCGCCCATTTAGCATGATTAATATTAGTCACTTATAAAGATCTATTTTAGTTTGGATACTGCTTCAGAAGTTAGCAGTCAGTGTAGGCGGCAGGCAGTGAGACAAAACATCACTGAAGGGGGGCTTTTATTGACGCTGTAAGGTAAATGTATTGCGTTGTATTCTTAATATTGTACTATTACTAATAATTATTGATCCACTCTACCTCCACGGTACACGGCTTTGGAACCAAGAGTGCCTGTTCCGCTGCGGATGTTCAGGAATTGCTCCCCAACCTGCTTAAGCACAGCATGATCCACACCTACAaaataacatacagtacaaattaatgATTTAATAGCCTTTTTTGGGCCATATTAAATCTCCTTTTATAAGGCAACAATTTCAACATACCGAGACCAACGAGGGCCATTCTTGCGCTTGTGAAGTTGTTCTGAACAAAGCTGTGCATCTGTGAAAAAGGACAAAAGGTaacttttattttcaatgtaTGATACACAATTATTTGCAATGCCATTTTCGCTGTGGTAGATCAATTTGCGGAGGTGCAGGACTGTTATATAACATGTTGTTTGCTGTTGTCAATGTAGCAATGTAGTAACTTGGCGCATAACAATTCTAAAGCTCTTTAACAACAATGTAACACGTTGATAAGTGTCCAGAGGATACATAAATTACACTCTCATACGTTATGATtaatttttgtttgatttatgtCCATGaagttacaaataaaattataaaatcagatgaactgccttttaaatttcttaaaatatcaaTTTATAAATGGAAATCCAAacaaattatgcattaaatttCCAGCAGTAATATAAATTGGCACTGTGTTAAATGATGCATAACTTGGACAAGACCCAAATGCTACATGAAAGATTCAAATGAGTTTTTAGAACAATACAAAAAACACTGATGAGCCCTATCAATTTGTTTTCCCCATCTCAGCGTCGCCTTACCTGATCTGCGGTGATTTGGCCGAGCATGTAGTCTGGACAGTACAAGGAATTGGACAGGGCATTCTTATAAGCTGCAGCATGCAAATTCTCAATGACACCTGAGGCACAAACAAATAGATGAAGAGTGAAAACAAGAAGCAGAGACATTATGAGTGCTTAGCAAATTTAGTCCATTATAAATCCATGACAAAATTTCTGTATTAACAAACAGTTCTCCATCAAAAGAACCCTCTGGGGCCACACTTGTAAAGAAAATAAGTGTGACATCATTATtctgaaaaagaaatattttgtgttttgagGGGATTTTCATGTTACTAGACAATATTCACCTATAAATTATACaccatttatttctatataaaataatataaatattagaaaatacttAGTGTTGTCGATTAATACAGTGTTTAAAGGAACATTTTCCAACTCCCAAAAAGTTAAAGAGTTGAGTTCTACAGtcttcaaatccattcagccgaactgatggtagcacttttagcttagcttagcatagatcactgAATCTGATTAGAACGTTAGcttctcactcaaaaatgacctaagagttttgatattttcctatttaaaacttgactcttctgtagttacatcgatGCTGATGgaagcaaagttccttgattattatgccCGAATGGGAGTATAATacctagccatatcagcctagaaatTCGGAACTTTAAATTTTTCGttggtcttagtacacgatgataatatagaaactctttggtcatttttaagtGAGATGCTTATGGTCTAATCAGGTTCAATTATCtatgtgctaagctaagctaaaagtgctatcacaagacccagagatcggctgaatggatttgaaaactgtaaaactcaactgtttaactctttgagatttggaaaatgaatttttcttttttttaagtggagtGTTTCTTTAgggtcatatttaaatattttttacttttaagttttgcatttagatatatatttagacattttaaaatattatttagttgAGGCTGACCAAAAATAgctctgtttttgtatttttctaataatatctgctatttttttgtatgttttgtaagtGACACAAAAGTCAAGTTTTGTACCATTCTAATGAGGCGAAAAATGTCACAatttaaaaattctaaatctTTCAGCCTAAAATGACCATCAAAGGGTTATACAATCAAAGGGCATACCAATTTGCGGACTCTGCTTGGCAAGTTCCTTATCCAGTTTCACACTGGCAGTCAGGTCTGACACTTCCCATGACCGAAACTCTGGTGCAGTGGTCACATTGATCAGATACTCCATGACAGTGTCACTGCGAGAAGACAGACCAACAACATATTTGTTTCCAGTAGAAGAAAGATCACATGGAAAACTAACTGTGTTGTACTCACATATGATCTCTCAGGCAGTCTACAGTGTAAGCCATGGTTTCCCTGGAGCTTGACACActgcatgtaaaaatatattataaataactcCTCACATAACATTACAGAGCTCCATAATAAGGAACCAAAAGTGGGTAACAGATCTGTTGTGGTTTTGATCAGAAAAAAGGTAAACTTGGGTACTGAAGCAAatcagttgagaaccactgtattTTGTCACATACCACATCGATATTATGGATGTTTAAAAGAAGCTGTGACAACGATAAACTGACCCTAAGCTTCCGCCTACAGCCTCAACACCGCGGCAGATCTTGAAGGCTGATGCTCCCTTGGTTGTCTGGAATCAGCAATATGGAAAAGTGAATTCTAACACAATCACTGCTCACTAGCAGTACAGCAGTCAAACATGGATGTATACCAGACTGGCAGCCAGACGGAGCACGTGTGTGACACCGAGGTTGTCCATGGACTCATATCGGCTTCCGGCCCTGACGAGCACACCAATCCGAGAAGCAGGAGAATAGTTTTCCAAGGAAGCAATTACTAACCCACTAGGCAATTTTGTAACCtgaaagatacaaaaaaaaaaaaaaggtgtaattCCCCCTTCCAATTTGTATCAACTGGTTactaatttaattgttttcaagTTAAAGCTATAGCTGCATGGGCGTAACAAATGATGTATTTATCAAGTGACTAATGGTATTTTGTATTGAagcaatgcataaaaaaaacatttttgaagtatatatatatatatatatatatatatatatatatatatatatatatatatatatgaatatatatatatacgtttgtGTGTGTAAAGATATACAAGCAGACTTGTTTGACCATTCTAAAAATATGAGTTGTCATcgaatatttattagttttaactaatgataaaagttttgtttacataatatgtataCTGTGtaaatttattatgtatatatacacacacagatgcataaatatatatgaaagaaaacatttaggcttatatatcaaatatatttagaaattatatgaatataaatatatgcatgtaaatattttcaaaatatatacatgcatgtgtgtttacttacatatgcataaatatacatagtatgcgcacacacattatgtaaacaaaaacttttattttggatgcaattaatcacgattaatatcttatcttatcttatcttatcttaacTTTTGTTTTTCCTCAACTTATTATCGGTTTTATTGTTCTGtagaaatatattcttttaacAGCTGGAGTATCATTTTGTTGTGGATGACCCAATTGGGATAAAGGATTAACAATTTTCAAAGTAAATTTAATCAATCCAAAAAAGTCAATTTAAGACTTGTTATATTTTGGTTGCATTTGtgagttaataaaaatgcaaccGGTTATGTAAAATAGGCACACAATAGTGTAATATCAATACACTGGATGCAGCCTTTTAATTCAAAGTCTCTCTATGAAcacaaaatgaatattaatttgtcTAAATATCAAGCAAATACCTAAATaagcattcatacattttttattttaaaaatgcatttaattttttcaggTTTAAACCTATAAACATTTGATAATACAGACAACAGCTGGGCTGTTCCTAgaagtatatttataatgaacAAATAATATTAGCTTCAAGAAAAGTAATTCAATTATGATTCATAATacttattaaatgaataattagttaaaaacgtaacttcatcctcctcatcatgaaaggaaaaatattttgatgtcaatatttatttttgtaaagttaCCTGAAAACAATGTGTTGTTTTCTCTCACATTTTAATGGACATTTTGTGGTGATTATAACTCACCATCCTCTGGGATGTGAcaaattaaattagaattttgaACTGAAATTTGAATTCATGAACAGTCTTGAGAGCAGAAACCCCCCACCCCAGCACCCACACGTACATGAACATCCTGGTACATGTGAGGGGCTCCTGCCGAGACCTTGATGCCCGGCAGAGGCACAGTCAAGGGCTGGTCCCTTTGAGTGGCTGCATAGAAGCGTCTCTGTGGACAGAGAGACAAATCATCATCTACTGACCTGCACTTCCTGTGGCAGAAACTTTACTGGCTCCACGGCTGCCGCAACATCCACCTTACGGGCAGCCTGGGCTGCATAAAGCCTCCTCTGAAAATCACAAAAAGCATCAAGCCTCTGAAGAAAAAGTGTGTTCGAAAAGAGCAGAATAAATTAAGAAGAGCGAGGCATGGGACACCTACTAAACTGTAATCCTGTGTTTGACAAACAAGTGTTAATAAGAGTGCTACAGAGCCTTCTTTTAATGCTCATTTAGGCTGAAACCATTATGACACCaaaaacatgtaataaaaatgtaccaTGATTATAAGGATAAATATTCAGATTCTCTCGATCCCATATTGTGTTTATGGTGCTGAATACACTAAATTCTCATTCTGTCTTTCTTCCTGGTCTAAAACTGCCAACCTTAAAGTGCTGTCCAATCACCATGatgtagtggtcgaccgatatataacgccaaggccgatatatcggccgatatctGGCATTTTCAAATATTGGCATATGCCGATAATtctttctgcttggccgatgtgtttgaGATGGGACTAAAAACAGAAGCATTtgagcacacagtgctcacattctccctctcGTTTACTGATGTTATTAACAGTTGTCtctaatatggatagaagtctgtctaataatctgatagaacggttaaacaaaggaattaatgtatacagaaagtataatgattgcttttatattattagtaatagaaaggcaaacattattatactttctcgtttgctgtCAGCATTaggcaaatatgcatttatataatttaaacaaatctttgaatgactaatgaacatttaattttacaaaccttgcaaactaatgccgcgtttccactgaaattacctggaacatttataccaggaacttttttccccccagacctgttgctttctgcatttccaccgcGGTGGAAAAAAaaaccgggaagattaggcaaatagactggtgacgtaagTCTGCGCACGTTTCTCAATACTATAGTACGCTGATTGTGCATCCTCGGTGGTTCAGACTTTGCGCATtagactggggagtgtgatgtccgcgacgacacAAATCCGGTAAATCTAcaaacagcagcatacttgataacttcagtactgcaattttccttactgtacatttacaataaaacaaaatagtataTCAAATACCAccgcctcctttcgttttcatttaaacataataacagctgcagaaatgtacttaattCAGGGATATGTTTATACAGacattacaatgaaactaaatattatataaatttgccttttttattttcattttaatatatagataaattTAATACAGACTAAAGACAATCtcttagatttacccaaaatgaattttatattatgtttaaccactaaagagacatcaaagccagcggcacatatcagaaggtctagccgaggtgaggctgcttcttggcggatacatgagcactgagctcccgctgatcgcgtggagctcaccatctctgagatcggcgaaacacatttttaaataggctttgtcttttaaaaaaaaaacacagatttgagttttaaacaactacattctcatctgaaatacttttaaaattacatttcatgatacaataacagttatattttgaaaatgatccgaataaatggtggttgaactcaaccaatgctgcgtgaactcaaccaatcaggatgtttagcgcacAAGTCCCGGATGTTTAGCGcacaaagttccggaactttgaaaaagtactacctcgccagcagggactttctgaggggcatttttttacctggaactttatttagttcctggttcctgcgatGGAAACACACCGAgcaccaggccaaagtccctagttcctgggtaaagttcttcaGTGGAAACGGGGCATTAGTCTAATCCAGCTGTGAGAtattgtgaagtgtgcatttttatccagcatgatcacatgttctctgtgtgacggtcggTTCATGAGAAttgaatgcattaaacattaaactcgtgatttcaaattatgctccGCTTTATGCATTTACCCACTGTcatatttatgtcattttcactgtgtgctgtatgtaaaatgagtgttacccaggatttatttgaaaaatatgattcccaatgcagaCATTGGATAAAGTGCTTACttccttttaattatatttttattacattttatttatttgtaaaaataaaaaaaactgttatctaaagcataagtatgtttatttaacacatttttaatccattgtcaaatgatttcaagtTTCCTATTCTTATttcttaattaataattattattatttaaaaaaatatatcagctTTATATCGGCTATCAGCCCCACTGCTTTCCAAGGTAATCaggcatcagctgtcaaaaaaacaatatgGGTCAACCACCACTACCATGATGGTTAACTAGCAAATGATGTCAAAttctcaaaaactatatataGGCTACTTTTAGAATGGACAAAGAATGAAAACAAAGTCGATCTGCATAACCACAAGCTGAGGAAAAACAGACAAGGGTTTTCAAACGGGGTCCAACAGAGTTCTAGGGGGATCATGGAAATATTtcgaataaaataataaaacagcataaacatatcttaaataaatacatattccattaaaatatgaaaataaatgagtaaaaaaatatatatctaaataacaGTACTATAACAAATTTCAAAAAACGTTCTTAatagaaactaaatattttccaaataatatttgatcatatttatggCCAGTAATAGTTCACTGCCTTTAAACACGAACCTAGATCCCTTGTAAATTTTAGGATGGGGGCCGCAGATTGAAAACCGCTGCATTTAAAACATGGATTTAACGACCAAAGTAACGTGATGAGATAACGTTACACTGAACTGTCAACTTTCTCTGTTTTCTAGTTTGGCTGTCTGAAAACAAGGTCAGCATCTGTGCGATCTTGAGAACCCGCGCAGAACAACACAAAACCACACGGCACGACCTCGACTAATCATCTTTAACCCGGTAATCAACTTCTCACCGATAACTGGTTTATTCCGCGGATGCCCCTCATCTTCTatctccttcacacacacacaacaccgcAATATGGCTGACCGAAGGATGTCCTACCCAGAATCCTTCGCGCTCTGCTTCTCTTCGTCGAAAAGGAATTAAAGCGCGAGTGCGCGCTGCCTGCCGCGTGGCGACTGGGAGCTCGCGCAGCGTTTACATGCCAGTGGCATATTGATATTATTGAAACAatgattaaaatttaatttacactACTGTCACAGGTGCGTAAATACATGTTATAATACACACGTGCATTTAAATAGTGCTGGGGAGGTTactt includes these proteins:
- the uqcrc2b gene encoding cytochrome b-c1 complex subunit 2, mitochondrial isoform X1, with amino-acid sequence MRGIRGINQLSRRFYAATQRDQPLTVPLPGIKVSAGAPHMYQDVHVTKLPSGLVIASLENYSPASRIGVLVRAGSRYESMDNLGVTHVLRLAASLTTKGASAFKICRGVEAVGGSLGVSSSRETMAYTVDCLRDHIDTVMEYLINVTTAPEFRSWEVSDLTASVKLDKELAKQSPQIGVIENLHAAAYKNALSNSLYCPDYMLGQITADQMHSFVQNNFTSARMALVGLGVDHAVLKQVGEQFLNIRSGTGTLGSKAVYRGGELRHQSGGGLVHAVIASESASATSAEATAFSILQHVLGAGPRVKRGSNTTSKLSQAISKVTAQPFDASAFSANYTDSGLFGVYTICQANAAKDVIRAAVGQVNDIAQGNLAAADLSRAKNQLTAEYLMSIENSEGLMEAIGSQVLSEGTYHSPEAVSQKINAVSSADVVNVAKKFMSGKKTMASSGHLVNTPFVDEI
- the uqcrc2b gene encoding cytochrome b-c1 complex subunit 2, mitochondrial isoform X2, producing MRGIRGINQLSRRLYAAQAARKVDVAAAVEPVKFLPQEVQVTKLPSGLVIASLENYSPASRIGVLVRAGSRYESMDNLGVTHVLRLAASLTTKGASAFKICRGVEAVGGSLGVSSSRETMAYTVDCLRDHIDTVMEYLINVTTAPEFRSWEVSDLTASVKLDKELAKQSPQIGVIENLHAAAYKNALSNSLYCPDYMLGQITADQMHSFVQNNFTSARMALVGLGVDHAVLKQVGEQFLNIRSGTGTLGSKAVYRGGELRHQSGGGLVHAVIASESASATSAEATAFSILQHVLGAGPRVKRGSNTTSKLSQAISKVTAQPFDASAFSANYTDSGLFGVYTICQANAAKDVIRAAVGQVNDIAQGNLAAADLSRAKNQLTAEYLMSIENSEGLMEAIGSQVLSEGTYHSPEAVSQKINAVSSADVVNVAKKFMSGKKTMASSGHLVNTPFVDEI